A single genomic interval of Chlamydia sp. harbors:
- the recO gene encoding DNA repair protein RecO, whose protein sequence is MQITLPGVVLAHSPSEKQHVIAKIFSPAGLVSAFAKNGSSLSCDFRESLLPISFSLFTIQHTPPKIRKVLQGELKDPFSAIKNSYPLLQSTGKMVQAILKTQWHEKPSPHLFSLFLNFLQRIPETPHPQFFSSMFLLKLLQHEGSLDLSYSCASCKISLDSTTIYRYEGELFCEKHAHEETIPFSLKEEQILRAIVKAKKFQELMCLAEFPLGIDSKIDTLFSSILSEKLELPSK, encoded by the coding sequence ATGCAAATCACCTTGCCCGGAGTCGTTTTAGCCCATTCTCCTTCTGAGAAACAACATGTGATTGCCAAGATTTTTTCTCCAGCAGGGCTTGTTTCGGCTTTTGCTAAAAATGGATCTTCTCTATCTTGCGACTTTCGAGAATCGCTGCTCCCTATTTCGTTTAGCCTCTTCACTATTCAACATACTCCTCCGAAAATAAGAAAAGTACTGCAAGGAGAACTCAAAGATCCCTTCTCTGCTATCAAAAATTCTTACCCCCTTCTGCAAAGCACAGGGAAAATGGTGCAAGCTATTCTCAAAACCCAATGGCATGAAAAGCCCTCTCCCCATCTCTTTTCTCTTTTTCTAAACTTTCTTCAACGTATTCCAGAAACACCACATCCTCAATTTTTTTCTTCTATGTTCCTTCTCAAACTCCTACAACATGAAGGAAGCCTTGATTTGTCTTACTCCTGTGCATCATGCAAAATCTCTTTAGATTCTACGACCATTTATCGTTATGAAGGAGAACTCTTTTGTGAAAAACATGCTCATGAAGAAACTATTCCCTTTAGCTTAAAGGAAGAGCAAATCTTGAGAGCGATTGTAAAAGCTAAAAAATTTCAAGAACTGATGTGCTTGGCGGAATTCCCTCTTGGTATCGACTCTAAAATCGATACGCTATTTTCTTCTATCCTCTCAGAAAAGCTCGAACTGCCTTCTAAATGA
- a CDS encoding type I restriction enzyme HsdR N-terminal domain-containing protein — MNTFSPDSQYLFDPIRCKRVSALPEENVRQTLLSFLTQELAYPPKQIIVEKGIKSFLSTSQHPFSKKIRGRADILVISPSSYFPPGEKPFCFSSPKPLLLIECKAKTITSRSFNQLISYNYFIGAPCLSLISQTSQLTGFLSPKTKTFAFFQGIPSYSQLMNFYIDAFSCKSPCPESF, encoded by the coding sequence ATGAATACCTTCTCTCCAGATTCTCAGTATCTCTTCGATCCGATTCGTTGTAAACGGGTCTCTGCTCTCCCTGAGGAAAATGTTAGGCAAACCCTACTCTCCTTTCTTACTCAAGAGCTTGCTTATCCTCCTAAGCAGATTATTGTAGAAAAAGGAATCAAATCTTTCTTATCAACATCGCAGCATCCCTTCTCAAAAAAAATACGAGGAAGAGCAGACATCCTTGTTATTTCTCCTTCTTCTTACTTTCCTCCAGGAGAAAAGCCTTTCTGCTTTTCCTCTCCTAAACCATTATTACTTATCGAATGCAAAGCGAAAACAATCACATCACGATCCTTCAATCAACTAATCAGTTATAATTATTTTATAGGGGCTCCTTGCCTTTCCTTAATTAGCCAAACCTCTCAACTTACTGGTTTTTTATCCCCCAAAACAAAAACATTCGCTTTTTTCCAGGGAATTCCTTCATATTCTCAACTTATGAATTTCTATATAGATGCGTTTTCATGCAAATCACCTTGCCCGGAGTCGTTTTAG
- a CDS encoding sigma-54 dependent transcriptional regulator, translating into MSIENILIIDDDPHILALLSELLEAKGFSVFSATGVKQAFKQIHAHRFDLIISDMNMPDGSGLDIIKHTKQHHPQTPILVITAFGTIENAVEAMRFGAFNYLTKPFSPEALFTLISKAEELQSLQQENLFLQSQGSSISHPLIAESPAMKQLLDKARKAANSSANIFVHGESGCGKENLSFFIHKHSPRSTKPYIKVNCAAIPDTLLESEFFGHEKGAFTGAITKKVGRFELAHQGTLLLDEITEIPTHLQAKLLRAIQEQEFEHIGGTKTLPVNIRFLATSNRNLQEAIETKILREDLYYRLSVISLHIPPLRNRKEDILPLARYYLEKFCKINNKPIKTLSKEAQQNFLDYPWPGNVRELSNILERTVILENDPLITSSMLSLL; encoded by the coding sequence ATGTCGATAGAAAACATTCTTATTATTGATGATGATCCACATATCTTAGCCCTTTTATCAGAACTTCTGGAAGCTAAAGGGTTCTCTGTTTTCTCAGCTACAGGAGTAAAGCAAGCTTTTAAGCAAATCCATGCTCATCGTTTTGATCTAATCATTTCAGATATGAATATGCCCGATGGTTCGGGCTTGGATATTATTAAACATACCAAACAGCATCATCCTCAAACACCAATCCTTGTTATCACTGCTTTTGGAACAATTGAAAATGCTGTTGAAGCAATGCGATTTGGAGCCTTTAACTATCTTACTAAGCCATTCTCTCCTGAAGCTCTTTTCACCTTAATTTCTAAAGCAGAAGAACTCCAGTCTTTACAGCAAGAAAATCTATTCCTCCAATCTCAAGGATCTTCTATTTCTCATCCTCTGATTGCAGAAAGCCCCGCAATGAAACAGCTTCTAGATAAAGCACGAAAAGCAGCGAATAGTTCAGCAAATATTTTCGTACATGGAGAATCTGGATGTGGGAAAGAAAATCTTTCCTTTTTCATTCACAAACACTCTCCCCGCTCTACTAAACCCTATATTAAGGTTAACTGCGCAGCTATTCCTGACACTCTTTTAGAATCTGAGTTTTTTGGACACGAAAAAGGAGCTTTTACTGGAGCAATAACAAAAAAAGTAGGAAGATTCGAACTCGCTCACCAAGGGACTCTATTATTAGATGAAATCACAGAAATTCCTACTCATCTGCAAGCAAAACTATTACGAGCAATCCAAGAGCAAGAATTTGAACACATTGGAGGGACCAAAACCCTTCCTGTAAATATTCGTTTTCTCGCAACATCTAATCGCAATCTCCAGGAAGCCATAGAAACAAAAATTCTTAGAGAGGATCTTTATTATCGACTTAGTGTCATCTCTTTACACATTCCTCCCCTTCGCAATAGAAAAGAAGATATCTTACCCTTAGCCCGCTACTACTTAGAAAAATTTTGTAAAATCAACAATAAACCTATCAAAACATTGTCTAAAGAAGCTCAACAAAATTTTTTAGATTACCCTTGGCCCGGAAATGTCCGTGAACTCTCTAATATTCTTGAACGCACTGTAATTTTAGAAAATGATCCTCTGATTACCTCATCTATGTTATCTCTTCTTTAG
- a CDS encoding histidine kinase dimerization/phospho-acceptor domain-containing protein, with protein MPKIDVCDSCVSNNELLEIRARVTQSYREAQTILISIPDGILLLADSGEILICNPQARAILGIPENIQLVKRTFHDFFPDTFFGFSVQEALEKEIPPKTIRLTLSQKLSHKEVEVFVRKNSSNGFLFLLIRDRSDYRQLEHAIEKYRSISELGKIATTLAHEIRNPLTGISGFATILKQELSSDRHQRMLNAIIEGTRSLNSLVSSMLEYTKIQPLNLRSIDLQAFFSSLIPELSLAFPSCTFKRTLLSPMLHSIDPDRLRCVIWNLVKNAVEASNEEVFLELHERGFSVTNTGTLPVNVQDKLFIPFFTTKPHGNGLGLAEAHKIMRMHGGDLIVSNKDNLITFTILWTPI; from the coding sequence ATGCCAAAAATCGACGTATGTGATTCTTGCGTTTCCAATAACGAGCTTTTAGAAATTCGTGCACGAGTAACACAATCTTACAGAGAAGCTCAGACTATCCTTATCTCGATCCCTGATGGAATCCTTTTGCTGGCAGACTCGGGAGAAATCTTAATTTGTAATCCCCAAGCTCGAGCTATTTTAGGAATTCCAGAAAATATTCAATTAGTCAAACGGACATTTCATGATTTTTTCCCAGATACTTTTTTCGGATTCTCAGTACAAGAAGCTTTGGAAAAAGAAATTCCTCCCAAAACTATCCGACTAACTCTATCTCAAAAACTTTCTCATAAAGAAGTCGAGGTTTTCGTGAGGAAAAACTCCTCCAATGGCTTTCTCTTCTTACTCATCCGAGACCGTTCCGACTATCGACAATTGGAACATGCGATTGAAAAATATCGTAGCATCTCTGAGTTAGGGAAAATAGCTACTACTCTGGCTCATGAAATTCGCAATCCCCTAACTGGAATTTCTGGATTTGCTACCATCCTAAAACAGGAACTTTCTTCAGATCGTCATCAGCGTATGCTAAATGCTATTATAGAAGGCACTCGCTCTTTGAATTCTCTAGTCTCTTCTATGCTTGAATATACTAAAATACAGCCTCTCAACCTCCGCTCTATAGATTTACAAGCTTTCTTCTCCTCCTTAATCCCTGAACTTTCATTAGCTTTTCCTTCCTGTACCTTCAAACGAACTCTCCTATCTCCTATGCTGCATTCGATAGATCCTGATCGCTTGCGATGCGTAATATGGAATCTTGTAAAAAATGCTGTTGAAGCCTCCAATGAAGAAGTCTTTCTCGAATTACATGAAAGAGGATTTTCTGTAACAAATACTGGAACACTCCCTGTAAATGTCCAAGACAAACTCTTCATCCCATTTTTCACAACAAAACCTCATGGCAATGGCTTAGGATTAGCAGAAGCCCACAAAATTATGCGAATGCATGGGGGAGATCTCATCGTCTCGAATAAAGATAACCTAATCACATTCACTATCCTATGGACTCCCATTTGA
- a CDS encoding HAD family phosphatase, with protein sequence MRIDAYEVWFFDLDGLLVDSEPLFYQACLETWKRYGVSIELSFSQYYSLAMLGREKFQEALIRRFPQTQAFFPRYFSDRDCRYRELLLSERISLMPGVEQLLSLLEGKSLGVITNSSKEDTLRIRAEHSVLECMQFWITREDYSRPKPASDSYVLAWKQFVRDGERVIGFEDSLKGLQALAGVPATMVAVNAALPLEKAASLFPERKYYYYSSLETICACLQNH encoded by the coding sequence ATGCGTATTGACGCTTATGAAGTTTGGTTTTTTGATTTAGATGGCTTATTGGTTGATTCGGAGCCTCTGTTTTATCAAGCTTGTTTAGAGACTTGGAAGAGATATGGAGTCTCCATCGAGTTATCTTTCAGCCAATATTATTCTTTGGCCATGCTGGGTCGTGAGAAGTTTCAAGAAGCTTTGATTAGGCGTTTCCCTCAGACACAAGCTTTTTTTCCTCGTTATTTTTCAGATAGGGATTGCCGTTATCGAGAGCTTTTACTTAGCGAACGTATATCTTTAATGCCAGGTGTTGAACAACTACTTTCTTTGTTAGAAGGGAAATCTTTGGGGGTTATTACGAATTCTTCTAAAGAAGATACCTTACGTATTCGCGCAGAACATTCTGTTTTGGAGTGCATGCAGTTTTGGATAACAAGAGAAGATTATTCTCGTCCTAAACCGGCTTCAGATAGCTATGTATTGGCTTGGAAGCAATTTGTAAGAGATGGAGAAAGGGTAATTGGGTTTGAAGATAGTTTAAAAGGGTTACAGGCGTTAGCTGGAGTTCCAGCGACTATGGTGGCAGTAAACGCAGCACTGCCTTTAGAGAAGGCTGCATCTTTATTTCCAGAAAGAAAGTATTACTATTATTCTTCATTGGAGACGATATGCGCCTGTTTACAGAACCACTGA
- the truA gene encoding tRNA pseudouridine(38-40) synthase TruA produces MLTNKSFKQKKIVLHIAYQGTSYSGWQRQPNALSIQEVLETILLKISGTYIPITSSGRTDAGVHAQGQVAHFLCPNHVHFFDPGHIKKMLNALLPCDIVIRDVVITDEDFHSRFSAIAKEYHYTLSLLPKPLPHHRLFCFSPRHKLNLDRMREATQYLIGTHDFASFANLGREYSSTTRTLYTLDLLEQKDLVTVVCKGSGFLYKMVRNILGALLDVGKGKYPPEYLSEILEKKDRRKGPPSAPSYGLSLHHVCYPAPYQWFCKQAHIVSNEE; encoded by the coding sequence ATGCTCACAAATAAATCTTTTAAACAAAAAAAAATCGTTTTACACATTGCGTACCAAGGAACTTCTTATTCTGGTTGGCAACGCCAACCCAATGCACTTTCTATTCAAGAAGTTCTAGAAACTATCCTCTTAAAAATCTCCGGAACATACATTCCCATCACATCTTCTGGCCGCACAGATGCGGGAGTTCATGCACAAGGACAAGTCGCTCATTTCTTGTGTCCCAATCACGTGCATTTTTTTGATCCAGGACACATCAAAAAAATGCTAAATGCCCTTCTACCCTGTGATATTGTCATAAGGGATGTCGTGATCACCGATGAAGATTTTCATTCCAGGTTTTCTGCAATAGCTAAAGAATATCACTACACACTATCACTGCTTCCCAAACCCCTCCCTCATCACAGATTATTTTGTTTTAGTCCTCGTCATAAACTGAATCTAGATCGCATGCGAGAAGCAACCCAATACCTAATAGGCACACATGACTTTGCTTCTTTTGCTAATCTAGGGAGAGAATATTCTTCTACTACACGTACCCTATATACTTTAGACCTACTAGAGCAAAAAGATCTTGTTACTGTGGTTTGTAAAGGTTCTGGATTTCTTTACAAAATGGTACGCAACATTCTAGGTGCCCTCCTAGATGTCGGAAAAGGAAAATATCCTCCAGAATATCTTTCAGAAATACTCGAAAAAAAAGATCGTAGAAAAGGTCCTCCCTCAGCTCCTTCCTATGGACTATCTTTACACCACGTGTGCTATCCTGCCCCCTATCAGTGGTTCTGTAAACAGGCGCATATCGTCTCCAATGAAGAATAA
- the ispD gene encoding 2-C-methyl-D-erythritol 4-phosphate cytidylyltransferase: MNLSCSLVLLGGGKGERFHSFSPKQYANLCGEPLILHALHAYQRLPFIQEIVVVCEKRYQELFSSYPVKFASPGALRQNSVFSGLQQVSLPWVCVHDGVRPFVYPDEVAEVCSAATQTGAAALATPATYTIKSRNPVRTLDRDALAVIHTPQCIDTEILKEGLLLADIMDFTLSDDTEAAELLGIEPSLVFTNRAQIKVTYPEDLLFAEAFLNQSYAHK; the protein is encoded by the coding sequence ATGAACCTTAGTTGTTCCCTTGTATTGTTAGGAGGGGGAAAAGGAGAGCGTTTTCATTCTTTCTCCCCTAAGCAATACGCAAATCTTTGTGGGGAGCCGCTAATTCTTCATGCTTTGCACGCCTATCAACGTCTTCCTTTCATTCAAGAGATCGTCGTTGTCTGCGAAAAACGCTATCAAGAACTTTTTTCATCTTATCCAGTGAAATTTGCTTCACCAGGAGCCTTACGTCAAAATTCTGTTTTTTCTGGATTACAACAGGTTTCTCTGCCCTGGGTATGTGTACACGATGGTGTGCGCCCTTTTGTCTATCCTGATGAAGTTGCCGAAGTCTGTTCTGCTGCAACCCAAACAGGAGCGGCCGCTCTTGCAACGCCAGCAACCTATACAATTAAATCTCGTAATCCTGTACGCACTTTAGATAGAGATGCCTTAGCAGTCATTCATACGCCCCAATGTATCGATACAGAAATACTTAAAGAAGGCCTTCTTCTTGCTGACATTATGGATTTTACTCTATCCGATGATACCGAAGCTGCAGAATTACTTGGTATAGAACCCTCTTTAGTATTCACTAACCGAGCGCAAATCAAGGTTACTTATCCGGAAGATCTCTTGTTTGCTGAAGCTTTCCTAAACCAGTCTTATGCTCACAAATAA
- the lpxG gene encoding UDP-2,3-diacylglucosamine diphosphatase LpxG: protein MFVFVSITPLIAIAAAPLLTWGWANHVEPNLLKVTRLNWKLPKKFAHLHGLRIVQISDLHLNHSTPAGFLGKISRKIFSLSPDILVFTGDFVCRAKVETPDKLKTFLCSLNAPLGCFACLGNHDYATYVSRDIYGKINTIPETSSKPLKRAFVSIYQSLFSSSRNEFAETFNPQIPNPHLVSILRNTPFQLLHNQSITLPDMVNIVGIGDFFAKQFDPKKAFTNYNPTLPGIILSHNPDTIHYLKDYPGDVVFSGHSHGPQISLPWPQIANTITNKLSGLENPELARGLFTFPQEKRLLYVNRGLGGWKRLRFFSPPEICVMRCLYEP from the coding sequence TTGTTTGTATTTGTGAGCATTACACCTTTAATAGCTATTGCAGCAGCTCCTCTTTTGACATGGGGATGGGCTAATCATGTGGAGCCGAATCTACTGAAAGTGACGCGCTTGAATTGGAAGCTTCCTAAAAAGTTCGCTCACCTCCATGGTCTTCGCATTGTGCAAATTTCGGACTTACACTTAAATCACTCAACACCTGCTGGTTTTCTAGGAAAAATTTCTCGCAAAATTTTTTCTTTATCTCCAGATATTCTTGTCTTTACAGGGGATTTTGTTTGTCGTGCTAAAGTGGAGACTCCAGACAAGCTAAAAACTTTTCTATGTTCCTTAAATGCGCCTCTAGGATGTTTTGCTTGCCTTGGGAACCATGATTACGCCACTTATGTTTCTCGTGATATTTATGGGAAAATTAACACGATTCCAGAAACCAGTAGTAAGCCTTTAAAGCGAGCATTTGTCTCTATTTACCAAAGCTTGTTCTCCTCCTCTCGGAATGAATTTGCTGAAACATTTAATCCACAAATTCCTAACCCTCATCTAGTAAGCATATTGCGTAATACACCATTTCAACTCTTGCATAACCAAAGTATAACACTTCCAGATATGGTAAATATTGTTGGAATTGGTGACTTTTTTGCTAAACAGTTCGATCCAAAAAAAGCTTTTACTAACTATAATCCCACATTACCTGGTATTATTCTCTCCCATAATCCCGATACGATTCACTATTTGAAAGATTATCCAGGAGATGTTGTTTTTTCCGGTCATTCTCACGGCCCCCAAATCTCTCTTCCCTGGCCCCAAATTGCGAATACTATAACAAATAAGCTGTCGGGATTGGAAAACCCAGAGCTGGCTCGGGGACTTTTTACTTTCCCCCAAGAAAAAAGGCTCTTGTATGTAAATCGAGGACTGGGAGGCTGGAAACGTTTGCGATTCTTCTCTCCTCCGGAAATTTGTGTAATGAGGTGTCTCTATGAACCTTAG
- a CDS encoding SWIB/MDM2 domain-containing protein: MSQNKNSAFMQPVNVSADLAAIVGAGPMPRTEIIKKVWDYIKKNKLQDLTNKRNINPDDKLAKVFGSKDSVDMFQMTKLVSKHIVK, translated from the coding sequence ATGAGTCAAAATAAGAACTCTGCTTTCATGCAGCCTGTGAATGTATCCGCTGATTTAGCTGCGATCGTCGGCGCAGGGCCAATGCCTCGCACAGAGATTATTAAGAAAGTCTGGGATTACATTAAAAAGAATAAACTTCAGGATCTAACGAACAAACGGAATATCAATCCTGATGATAAATTGGCGAAGGTTTTTGGTTCCAAAGACTCTGTAGATATGTTTCAAATGACAAAATTAGTTTCTAAACATATTGTTAAGTAA
- the prfB gene encoding peptide chain release factor 2 (programmed frameshift) — protein sequence MHENFDKRLELLLEGLSLARRSLFDPEKKENELKELEQQAMQDGFWDDVVSAGKISERIARLKQQLLNYDELKNKISNIKFFLEDEDFSKDLEIQKELEKEFVFCEKKIAEWETLRLLSGELDRNACFLSINAGAGGTESCDWVDILSRMYSRWASSHGWKIEVIDRLDGEVAGIKHITLKFIGEYAYGYAKAEIGVHRLVRISPFDSNAKRHTSFASVEVFPEIDDKIEVEIRPGDIRIDTYRSSGAGGQHVNVTDSAVRITHFPTGIVVSCQNERSQIQNREACMNMLRARIYQKLLQERLEKQNIDRKNKKEISWGSQIRNYVFQPYTLVKDVRTGYEVGNIQAMMDGELLDAFIKAYLADYGEIT from the exons ATGCATGAAAATTTTGACAAACGACTGGAACTTTTGCTTGAAGGCTTGTCTTTAGCTCGGAGGTC TCTCTTTGACCCAGAAAAAAAGGAAAATGAGTTAAAAGAGTTAGAGCAGCAAGCGATGCAAGATGGCTTTTGGGATGATGTTGTTAGTGCTGGCAAGATTTCTGAAAGGATCGCTCGATTAAAACAACAATTATTAAATTATGATGAATTAAAAAATAAAATTAGCAATATAAAATTCTTTTTAGAAGATGAAGATTTTTCTAAAGATTTAGAAATACAAAAAGAGTTAGAAAAAGAATTTGTTTTCTGTGAAAAAAAGATTGCAGAATGGGAGACTCTTAGACTTCTTTCTGGGGAATTAGATCGGAATGCCTGTTTTCTATCCATCAATGCAGGAGCTGGAGGTACGGAGTCGTGCGATTGGGTAGACATATTATCGCGAATGTATTCGCGATGGGCAAGTAGTCACGGTTGGAAAATAGAGGTAATAGATCGATTGGATGGAGAAGTTGCAGGCATTAAGCATATCACGCTGAAGTTCATAGGTGAGTATGCCTATGGTTATGCTAAGGCAGAAATTGGGGTTCATCGTTTGGTACGGATATCTCCTTTTGATAGTAATGCGAAACGACATACAAGTTTTGCCTCGGTAGAAGTGTTCCCGGAGATTGATGATAAAATAGAAGTTGAGATTCGGCCTGGAGACATTCGTATTGACACATATCGTTCTTCCGGAGCTGGAGGACAACACGTGAACGTAACAGATTCGGCAGTACGCATTACTCATTTCCCAACAGGGATTGTGGTTTCCTGTCAAAATGAACGTAGTCAAATTCAAAATCGCGAAGCATGCATGAATATGCTTCGAGCTAGAATTTACCAGAAATTGTTACAAGAACGTTTAGAAAAACAAAATATAGATAGAAAAAATAAAAAAGAAATCAGCTGGGGATCCCAAATTCGTAATTACGTGTTTCAACCCTACACCTTAGTGAAAGATGTAAGAACAGGATATGAAGTAGGCAATATTCAAGCTATGATGGATGGCGAGCTTTTAGATGCTTTTATCAAGGCTTATCTGGCTGATTATGGAGAGATTACATGA
- a CDS encoding GNAT family N-acetyltransferase: MTTMRDPLLEIRYTVPEDAHYMRLWLNDPKILRGFPLKTEAEIRDSVNFWVSFYRCRSSLTAVYNGEVAGVATLILNPYIKVSHHSLLSIIVGEKFRNKGIGTALLNNLLHLGKTQLKLELVYLEVYEENPAIHLYERFGFVEVGRQKTFYKDELGYLAKITMERVL, from the coding sequence ATGACTACTATGCGTGATCCATTACTAGAGATTCGTTATACGGTTCCTGAAGACGCACACTATATGCGTCTTTGGTTGAATGATCCAAAAATTCTTCGAGGGTTTCCTTTAAAAACTGAGGCTGAAATTCGAGATAGTGTGAATTTTTGGGTAAGCTTTTACCGATGCCGCAGTAGTTTAACTGCTGTATACAATGGAGAGGTTGCTGGTGTAGCAACTCTTATACTCAATCCTTACATTAAGGTGTCTCATCATAGCTTATTGTCTATCATTGTAGGAGAAAAATTCCGCAATAAAGGTATCGGTACTGCTTTGTTGAATAACTTGCTACATCTAGGAAAGACTCAGTTAAAGTTAGAACTCGTGTATCTAGAAGTTTATGAAGAAAATCCGGCTATCCATCTCTATGAAAGATTTGGATTTGTGGAAGTAGGAAGACAGAAGACGTTTTATAAGGACGAGTTAGGATATTTAGCCAAAATTACGATGGAAAGGGTACTTTGA
- a CDS encoding YebC/PmpR family DNA-binding transcriptional regulator, whose translation MAGHSKWANTKHRKERADHKKGKIFSRTIKELISAVKMGGPDPKSNARLRMVIQKAKDQNIPSENIERNLKKASSADQKNYEEVTYELYGFGGVGIIVEAMTDNKNRTASDMRVAVNKRGGALVEPGSVLYNFSRKGVCYVPKNSIDEASLLTHVIDCGGEDLDCEEEEFFLVLCDPSELASVKEALVAKGVICSEEKMIYVPLRLVDCDEEAGKSNLALIEWLENIDDVDEVYHNMA comes from the coding sequence ATGGCGGGACACAGTAAGTGGGCCAATACTAAACACCGAAAGGAACGCGCAGATCATAAGAAGGGGAAAATTTTTTCTCGGACGATTAAAGAGTTAATTTCGGCAGTAAAAATGGGAGGGCCAGATCCTAAGTCAAACGCTCGTTTGCGAATGGTTATTCAAAAAGCCAAAGATCAAAATATTCCGAGTGAAAATATCGAGCGTAATTTAAAGAAAGCTTCGTCTGCGGATCAGAAGAATTACGAAGAAGTTACCTATGAGTTGTATGGATTTGGGGGAGTAGGGATCATTGTTGAAGCTATGACCGATAACAAGAATCGTACAGCTTCGGATATGCGTGTAGCTGTGAATAAGCGTGGAGGGGCTTTGGTAGAGCCTGGAAGCGTTTTATATAATTTTTCTCGTAAAGGGGTGTGCTATGTCCCCAAGAATTCTATTGATGAAGCTTCCCTACTAACACATGTGATTGATTGTGGGGGAGAAGATTTAGATTGTGAAGAGGAAGAATTCTTTTTAGTTCTTTGTGATCCCTCAGAACTAGCTTCTGTAAAAGAAGCTTTAGTGGCTAAAGGCGTAATTTGTTCCGAAGAGAAGATGATCTATGTTCCGTTGCGGTTAGTTGACTGTGACGAAGAGGCTGGAAAGTCGAACTTAGCCCTGATAGAGTGGTTGGAAAATATTGACGATGTGGACGAAGTTTATCACAACATGGCTTAA